The nucleotide sequence GTACGCCGTACAGGATCGTCTCCACCTGGAAGACGTTCGGCATCTCGTTCGGCTGGGCGTGCAGGAACGGCAGCCACGCCTGTAGTTCCCGGATGAACCGGGGCAGCAGGGTGAGGAAGAACGCCCCGGCGATCGCGCCGGAGATGGTGCCCGCACCTCCGATCAGCACCATCGCGATGTACTGCACCGACAGCAGCAGGCTGAACGAACCCGGGTCGAAGAACCCGGTGATCGTGTAGAGCAGCGCCCCCGCGCAGCCGGCGTACGCCGACGAGACGGCGAAGGCGATCGTCTTGTAGCGGGCCAGGTTCACCCCGATCACCCCGGCGGCGATGTCCCGGTCCCGGATCGCGGTGAACGCCCGCCCCACCTTCGAGCGGGCCAGGTTGGCGGCGGCCAGCGCGAAGCCGACCAGGAGCAGCAGCATCAGCCAGTAGAGCTTCTGGTCGCGGGTGCCGAGCGGGCCGGTGGCGGCGATCGGCCGGCCGAAGAACTCCAGGGTGGCCGCCGGCCGGCCGACCCCGGCGCCGCCGGTCAGCGCCGACCACTCGCTGAACACGTGCTGTCCGATGAAGACCAGGCCGAGGGTGACGATCGCCAGGTAGAGCCCGCGCAGCCGGGTGGCCAGCGGGGCGACCAGCACCCCGGCCAGCCCGGCGACCAGCCCGGCGGCGGGCAACCAGACCAGGATGTTGGTGACCCCGAAGCCGATCACCCGGCCGTCCGGGTCGCCGGAGATCGCCGCCGCCGTGTACGCGCCGACGGCGAGGAAGAACGCGTGCCCCAGCGAGACCTGCCCGGCGTAGCCGGTGACCAGCCCCAGTCCGATCGCCCCGATCGCCGCCACGCAACCCAGCGCCAGCAGTTGCAGCACCTCGTCGGTGAGCAGGAACGGCAGGGCGAGAGCGATGGCGAGCAGCCCGGCCATCGCGACCCGCTTCGCCCGGGTGTCGAACAGGGCCAGTTCGTCGGCGTACGAGGTGTGCAGCCCGGGTCGTCCGGGCGGGCGGGTACGCCTGCCGGTGGTCTTCACACCCGTTCCACCTCCCTCGTGCCGAACAGCCCGTACGGGCGGACCAGCAGGACCAGCAGCATCAGCACGTACGGGCTGATCACCGAGACGTTGCCGCCGAGCCACGGCGCGTGCTGCTGGTAGGTGGCGGCGAGTTCCTGGATCGTCCCGACCGCCAGCCCGCCGACCACCGCACCCGGCAGCGAGTCGAGTCCACCGAGGATGATCACCGGCAGGGCGGTCAGTGCGACCAGCCAGAGCGCACCGTCGACGCTGGCTCCGGCGGCGGCGAAGGTGCCGGCCACCGCCGCCAGCCCGCCGGCCAGCGCCCAGGACAGTGCGAAGACCGCACCGACCGAGACGCCCTGGGCCAGTGCCGCCTCCTGGTCGTACGCGGCGGCCCGCATCGCCAGCCCCATCCGGGTGTACCGGAAGAAGGCGAAGAGCCCGGCGACCAGCACGCCGGTGGCGAGCAGTGCCGCGAGGTGCCGCTGTTGCAGGTCGATCCCGGTGCCGGGCAGTGGCACGGTACGCAGCCCCCACGGGTCGCCGACGTGTCGGACGTCCAGCCCGATGAACCCGTTGACCACCACCCGGACCGCGACGTCCACCCCGAGGGTGATGATGGCGACCGTGAACGCCGGCCGGCCGACCATCGGGCGGACAGCCACCCGTTCCACCCCGAGCGCCAGCCCGGCGGTTCCGACGGCGGCGACCGGCAGCGCGAGCCAGAAGCCGAGCGGGCCGGCCAGGTAGGTGACGAGTACCGCGCCGGCGAGCATGAAGGCCGGCTGGGCGAAACTGATCACCCTGGTGGCCTTGTAGACGATGACGAATCCGAGGGCCAGCAGGGCGTAGACGCTGCCGGTGCCCAGCCCGCGCAGCAGGCTCTCGGCCAGCTCGGTCATCGGGCCGCCTCCCCGGCTCGGGACGACCCCGGGCCGGCCTGCGCCGGGCCGGCCTGCGCCGAACCCGCCTGCGCCGAGCCGGCCCGGCGCGCGGCGCCGGTGTACATCTCGTCGATCAGGTCGGCGAAGCGGTCGGCGACGGCGGCCCGGCGTACCTTCTGGGTGGCGGTCAGCTCGCCGTCGTCGTGGTCGAGTTCCTTGGGCAGCAGGGTGAACCTCCGGACCTGCTCGACCGGGGCCCGTCCCGCGTTCACCGCCGCGACCAGCCCCTCGACCAGGGCCCGGACCTCCGGCTTGCCGGCCAGGTCCCGATAGGTGGTGTACGCCAGCCCCCGGCGCTGTGCCCACTCCCCCACCGTCTCCAGCTCGATCCCGACCAGCGCCGTCAGGTACGGTCGGCGGTCGCCGACCAGGACCGCCTCCTTGACGTACGGCGACGTCTTGAGGGCGTTCTCGATGTCGGAGGGGGCGACGTTCTTGCCACCCGCGGTGATCATGATGTCCCTGGCCCGGTCGGTGATCCGCACGTGGGTGCCGTCGACCCACTCGCCGATGTCGCCGGTGCGCAGCCAGCCCTCCGGGTCGAGCGCCACCGCCGTCGCCGCCGGATCCCGGTAGTAGCCGGCGAAGACGCCCGGATGCCGGGTCAGGATCTCCCCGGTCGACTCGTCGATCCGCAGCTCGACGCCGGGGTGCGGCTCGCCGACCGTGCCGAGCCGGACCCGGCCCGGCCGGTTCCCGGTGGCGACGGCGGTGTTCTCGGTCATCCCGTACACCTCGTGCATCCGCACGCCGATGCCCATGAAGAAGCGCAGCACGTCCGGGGCGATCGGGGCGGCACCGGAGGCGGCGTACCGGACCCGGCGCATCCCGATCCGCACCCGCAACGCCCGGTAGCAGCAGAGCCAGCCGATCGCGTACGCGAGCAGGGTGCCGGCGGTGTGCCGTCCGCCGGTCCGGACCAGCGTGCCGGCGATCCGGTCTGCGACCGTCAGCCACAGCCGGGCGTTCCACCCCTTGACCGGCGAGGCGTTGGCCAGCCGGATGGTCACGCCGGCCAGGATCTTCTCCCAGATCCGGGGTACGCCGAACAGGATCGTGGGCTGCACCTCGCGCAGGTTCGCCTGCACGGTGTCGATCGACTCGGCGAACGCCACCTGCACCCCGGCACCGGCGTTGAACCAGGTGGTGAAGATCCGTTCCGCGACATGGCAGAGCGGCAGGTACGACAGCAGCAGGTCGTACGGCCCCGGCGGTGGATCGGTGAAGCCGCCGCCGTCGACAAGCGTCCGGATCGCGAAGTCCACGTTGGCGACGGTCAGCATCGCGCCCTTCGGCGGGCCGGTGGTGCCGGAGGTGTAGATCAGCGTGGCCACGTCCTCGGCGGTCGCCGACGCCATCCGGGCCTCGACCGTCGCCGGCTCGGCCGCCCGGTGCTCGGCGCCGATCGCCAGCAGCTCGTCCCAGCCGAGCAGGGCGGGATGCCGGTAGCGGCGCCGGATGCCGCGCGGTTCGAGATAGACGATCCGCTCCAGGTCCGGGCAGTCGTCGAGCACCGCCAGCGCCTTGTCGACCTGCTCCTGGTCCTCGGCTACCAGCACCCGGGCACCGGAGTGCGCGAGCAGGTAGCCGACCTCCGGAGCCGGGTTGGTCGGGTAGAGCCCGACCGTCGCCGCCCGCAGCGCCACGGTCGCCACGTCGGTGAAGAGCCACTCCCGGCGGTTCTCCGCGTGGATCGCCACCCGGTCGCCCGGTTGGACGCCGAGCGCCAGCAGCCCGTGCGCCACGGTCTGCACGGTGTCCCAGTACCCGGCCCAGGTGACCTCCTGCCAGATGCCCCGGTCCTTCTCCCGCATCGCCACCGCGTCCGGACTGTCCTGGGCCCGGTCGCGGACCCGTACCGCGAGGGTGCGGACCGGCTCCACACCTGCCGGCACCTCCACCGCCGGGCCGGCCGGGCCGACGCCCGCCGAGCCCGCACCGGCGGCGGTCACGGAGCCGCCGGCGGCGGTCGATTCGGTCATCGCGGCTCCTCCCGTCGAGCCAGGTCCCCCGGCTGCCCGTCGTCCCCCGATTGCGCTTCGCCGCCAGGCCGCAATTCGCCGCCCAGCCGGGCGGACGGCTCGCCCTTCGGGACTGGTGGGTTCGCGCCGAGGTAGGCGCGCACGACGTCCGGATGGTGCGGGATCTCCGCCGGAGTGCCGGTCGCGACCACCTGGCCGAAGTCGACCACCAGCACCCGGTCGGCGAGGTCCATCACCAGTCCCATGTCGTGCTCGACCAGCACGATCGGGATGTCCAGCTCGTCACGCACGTCGAGGACGAACCGGGCCATGTCCTCGGTCTCCTCCAGGTTCATCCCGGCGACCGGTTCGTCCAGCAGCAGCAGTTTCGGTTCCATCGCCAGGGCCCGACCCAGCTCGACCCGCTTCTGCACCCCGTACGGCAGCAGACCGACCGGCATCCGCCGCCAGCGTTCCAGTTCGAGGAAGTCCACGATCTCCTCGACCGCGGCCCGGTTGGCGATCTCGGCCCGGCGTGCCCGGCCGAGCCAGCCGATCGCGGCGAGCGGTCCGTAGTCGATGTGGTGGTGCCGGCCGAGCAGCAGGTTGTCCAGCACGGTGAGGTTGCCGAAGAGCTCGACGTTCTGGAAGGTCCGGGCCATCCCGAGCGCCGCGATGGCGTGCGGCCGGCGCCCGACCAGGTCCACGCCGTCGAAGACGACCCGACCGGTCTGCGGCCGGTAGACCCCGGAGAGGACGTTGAAGATGGAGGTCTTGCCCGAGCCGTTCGGTCCGATGATGGCGAAGAGTTCGTGCCGGCCGACCGTGAAGCTCACCCCGTCGATGGCCCGTACGCCCGCGAAGTGCAGCCGGACGTCCTCGAACCACAGGATCGGGTCCGCACCGTCCCGCCCGGTCACGGCCCCGGCCGGCGCCGTCGTCGTCACGACAACCACCGCTTGCGCCGCCGGTAGTGCTTGACCTCCCGAAACGACCGCCGGTCCGCTGCGGCGGCACCGAGACCGAGATAGAACTCCCGGATGTCGTCGTCGGCCAGCAGGTCGGCGGCAGGCTTGTCCAGCACCACCTGCCCGGTCTCCAGCACGTAGCCGTGGGTGGCCAGCGAGAGCGCCATCGTGGCGTTCTGCTCGACCAGCAGCACCCCGGCACCTGTCGCGTTGATCGCCGCGATCAGCTCCCGGACCTGGTCGACCAGTCGGGGTGCCAGACCTAGGCTGGGCTCGTCCAGCAGCAGGTAGCGCGGCTGTGTCATCAGCGCCCGGCCCATCGCGAGCATCTGCTGCTCGCCGCCGGAGAGGTATCCGGCGGCGAGCCGGCGGCGCCCGGCCAGCACCGGGAAGAGCCCGAACACGTGGTCCAGCCGGGCGGGGATCTGCCGGTACGCCGTGTGGCCGCCGAGCCGCAGGTTCTCCTCCACGGTCAGCTCGGCGAAGATCCGGCGTCCCTCCATCACCTGGCAGACGCCCCGCCGGACCACGGCGGCCGGCCGCAGCCGGTGGATCGGTTCCCCGTCGAGCGTGACGGTGCCCTTGGTGACCGCGCCGTCGTGCACGTCGAGCAGGCCGCTTATCGCCCGCAGCAGGGTGGTCTTGCCGGCGCCGTTCGCGCCGAGCAGTGCGACGATCCCGCCGGGCGGTACGGCGAGACTCACTCCGCGCAGCACCAGCATCACGTCGTCGTAGACGACCTCGAGATTGCGCACCTGCAGCATCCGGGAACCCCCGGCTTCCGGTTGTGGCGCGGCTCACAAAGTTACCGGACATTAACCAGGGCGCAACGTTCCGTCAAGAGCATCGAGCTGGCGACCGCCGGTCCGCACCGGATCGGTGGAGGTGGAAGGCACTCACGGCTGTCGGTTGTGGACCGATCGGCCCGGCCCGACCGCGCCCCGCACAAGCCCGACCATGGCACGCACAAGCCCGACCGTGGGCCGCACAAGCCCGACCGTGCCCCGCACACCGCAGGCCGCCGCGGGCGGCGTCTCGGCGCTTCAGTGCCAGTGCCGGCCGAGCTGGCCGCGGATCTCGCCGCCGGGATAGCGCGAGCTGTGCACGTTGACGTACGCCGCACCGGCCCGTACCGCCGCGACCAGCTCGTCGAACTCACCGGGCGCGATCCCCTGCGCGGTCGGACCGATCACGTCGGCCGGCCGGATGGTCCCGCTGAGCATGGCCGGCGAGGCGGGGCAGGACTGGGTGCCGGCCGGCCCGTTGCCGAGGTTGGTGCAGAGGAAGGCGCTTATCCCGCCGCTCTGGGCCCGGCCGCCGAAATGGATGTGTGCCTGGGTGACGTCACCGGAGAGTGCGTCGTAGCTGAGCCGGTACGTCACTTCCTGGTCCTCCTCGTCGATGGCGAGGCTGAAGCCGCCGTTGCCGGTGGTCGAGACCGCCAGCGGGTCCTCCTGGTAGCCGCTGAGCCGTTCCCGGGCGACTCCCCAGCGGTCCCGCTCCTCTTCGTTGCGGTCGGCGTTCTCCAGCACGATCCTGGCCGTTCCCGCCCCGGCGACGAGAAGGGCCACCACCGAGACCACCGCGCCGTACCATCGTCGGATCATCATCGTCGCGCCTCCCCGGTCCCACCCCGGCCGATGCCCGTCACCCGGTTCAACTGGGCGTACGCCAGCCGAGGCACGACAGTCGGCTGACGGATCGTGGACAGAGAGTAGTTGTGGACAGCTGGGACGATCCGGTAGGTGTCAGTCCCGCAGCCGGGCGAGGTGCCGCATCTTGTTCATCGCGTCCAACGCGGCGACCTTGTACGCCTCGGCCAGGGTCGGATAGTTGAAGACCGCGTCGACCAGGTAGTCGACGGTGCCGTGGCAGCCCATCACCGCCTGTCCGATGTGCACGAGTTCGGTGGCTCCGGTGCCGAAGATGTGCACTCCGAGCAGCCGGCCGCTCTCCGGAGCGACGAGCAACTTCAACATCCCGTACGAGTCGCCGCTGATCGCACCCCTGGCGAGCTCGCGGTACCGGGAGATGCCCACCTCGAACGGCACCTTCTCCCGGGTCAGCTCGTCCTCGGTACGCCCGATGAAACTGATCTCCGGGATGGTGTAGATGCCGATCGGCTGCGCCTCGGACAGGGCCCGGGCGGGTTCGTCGCAGGCGTGGTGCGCCGCCAGCCGGCCCTGCTCCATCGAGGTGGAGGCGAGCGCCGGAAAGCCGATCACGTCCCCGACCGCGTAGATGTGCGGCACCGCCGTCCGGAAGTCCGGGTCGACCTCGATCCGACCCCGCTTGTCGGCGGCCAGCCCGGCGTTCTCCAGGTCGAGTTCGCTGCCCAGCCCCTGCCGGCCGGCGGAGTACATCACGGTGTCGGCGGCGATCCGTTTGCCGCTCTCCAGTACCGCGATGGCTCCCCGGGCGTGCCGCTCCACCGCCGCGAC is from Micromonospora sp. WMMD1102 and encodes:
- a CDS encoding branched-chain amino acid ABC transporter permease; its protein translation is MKTTGRRTRPPGRPGLHTSYADELALFDTRAKRVAMAGLLAIALALPFLLTDEVLQLLALGCVAAIGAIGLGLVTGYAGQVSLGHAFFLAVGAYTAAAISGDPDGRVIGFGVTNILVWLPAAGLVAGLAGVLVAPLATRLRGLYLAIVTLGLVFIGQHVFSEWSALTGGAGVGRPAATLEFFGRPIAATGPLGTRDQKLYWLMLLLLVGFALAAANLARSKVGRAFTAIRDRDIAAGVIGVNLARYKTIAFAVSSAYAGCAGALLYTITGFFDPGSFSLLLSVQYIAMVLIGGAGTISGAIAGAFFLTLLPRFIRELQAWLPFLHAQPNEMPNVFQVETILYGVLLVVFLIFEPRGLFGIWTRVRNYWKTWPFSY
- a CDS encoding branched-chain amino acid ABC transporter permease, translated to MTELAESLLRGLGTGSVYALLALGFVIVYKATRVISFAQPAFMLAGAVLVTYLAGPLGFWLALPVAAVGTAGLALGVERVAVRPMVGRPAFTVAIITLGVDVAVRVVVNGFIGLDVRHVGDPWGLRTVPLPGTGIDLQQRHLAALLATGVLVAGLFAFFRYTRMGLAMRAAAYDQEAALAQGVSVGAVFALSWALAGGLAAVAGTFAAAGASVDGALWLVALTALPVIILGGLDSLPGAVVGGLAVGTIQELAATYQQHAPWLGGNVSVISPYVLMLLVLLVRPYGLFGTREVERV
- a CDS encoding AMP-binding protein, whose protein sequence is MTESTAAGGSVTAAGAGSAGVGPAGPAVEVPAGVEPVRTLAVRVRDRAQDSPDAVAMREKDRGIWQEVTWAGYWDTVQTVAHGLLALGVQPGDRVAIHAENRREWLFTDVATVALRAATVGLYPTNPAPEVGYLLAHSGARVLVAEDQEQVDKALAVLDDCPDLERIVYLEPRGIRRRYRHPALLGWDELLAIGAEHRAAEPATVEARMASATAEDVATLIYTSGTTGPPKGAMLTVANVDFAIRTLVDGGGFTDPPPGPYDLLLSYLPLCHVAERIFTTWFNAGAGVQVAFAESIDTVQANLREVQPTILFGVPRIWEKILAGVTIRLANASPVKGWNARLWLTVADRIAGTLVRTGGRHTAGTLLAYAIGWLCCYRALRVRIGMRRVRYAASGAAPIAPDVLRFFMGIGVRMHEVYGMTENTAVATGNRPGRVRLGTVGEPHPGVELRIDESTGEILTRHPGVFAGYYRDPAATAVALDPEGWLRTGDIGEWVDGTHVRITDRARDIMITAGGKNVAPSDIENALKTSPYVKEAVLVGDRRPYLTALVGIELETVGEWAQRRGLAYTTYRDLAGKPEVRALVEGLVAAVNAGRAPVEQVRRFTLLPKELDHDDGELTATQKVRRAAVADRFADLIDEMYTGAARRAGSAQAGSAQAGPAQAGPGSSRAGEAAR
- a CDS encoding ABC transporter ATP-binding protein, which codes for MTTTAPAGAVTGRDGADPILWFEDVRLHFAGVRAIDGVSFTVGRHELFAIIGPNGSGKTSIFNVLSGVYRPQTGRVVFDGVDLVGRRPHAIAALGMARTFQNVELFGNLTVLDNLLLGRHHHIDYGPLAAIGWLGRARRAEIANRAAVEEIVDFLELERWRRMPVGLLPYGVQKRVELGRALAMEPKLLLLDEPVAGMNLEETEDMARFVLDVRDELDIPIVLVEHDMGLVMDLADRVLVVDFGQVVATGTPAEIPHHPDVVRAYLGANPPVPKGEPSARLGGELRPGGEAQSGDDGQPGDLARREEPR
- a CDS encoding ABC transporter ATP-binding protein, encoding MLQVRNLEVVYDDVMLVLRGVSLAVPPGGIVALLGANGAGKTTLLRAISGLLDVHDGAVTKGTVTLDGEPIHRLRPAAVVRRGVCQVMEGRRIFAELTVEENLRLGGHTAYRQIPARLDHVFGLFPVLAGRRRLAAGYLSGGEQQMLAMGRALMTQPRYLLLDEPSLGLAPRLVDQVRELIAAINATGAGVLLVEQNATMALSLATHGYVLETGQVVLDKPAADLLADDDIREFYLGLGAAAADRRSFREVKHYRRRKRWLS
- a CDS encoding CHRD domain-containing protein, whose translation is MMIRRWYGAVVSVVALLVAGAGTARIVLENADRNEEERDRWGVARERLSGYQEDPLAVSTTGNGGFSLAIDEEDQEVTYRLSYDALSGDVTQAHIHFGGRAQSGGISAFLCTNLGNGPAGTQSCPASPAMLSGTIRPADVIGPTAQGIAPGEFDELVAAVRAGAAYVNVHSSRYPGGEIRGQLGRHWH